From a region of the Oryza sativa Japonica Group chromosome 6, ASM3414082v1 genome:
- the LOC136356964 gene encoding putative receptor-like protein kinase At3g47110 yields MAYLRVVSIGCLYLFDFLCFLPIAMSDQTETDRHALLCFKSQLSGPTVVLASWSNASLEHCNWHGVTCSMRVPRRVIAIDLPSEGIIGPISPCIANITSLTRLQLSNNSFHGGIPSELGLLNQLRNLNLSRNSLEGNIPSELSSCSQLQILDLQSNSLQGEIPPSLSQCVHLERIFLANNKLQGRIPSAFGDLPKLRVLFLANNRLSGDIPPSLGSSLTLTYV; encoded by the coding sequence ATGGCCTATTTGAGGGTTGTCTCTATTGGTTGCCTTTATCTATTTGATTTCTTATGCTTCCTACCAATAGCCATGAGTGACCAAACTGAGACAGATCGACACGCTCTCCTTTGCTTCAAGTCGCAGCTCTCAGGTCCAACTGTAGTTCTAGCCTCATGGAGCAACGCATCCTTGGAGCATTGCAACTGGCATGGAGTCACATGCAGCATGAGAGTTCCTCGCCGTGTTATCGCCATTGATCTCCCATCCGAAGGCATCATAGGCCCAATATCACCTTGTATTGCCAACATCACCTCTCTTACAAGGCTGCAACTATCAAACAATAGTTTCCATGGTGGCATACCGTCTGAGCTCGGCCTCCTGAACCAACTCAGAAACCTTAACCTCAGCAGGAATTCCCTAGAAGGTAACATACCATCAGAACTCTCTTCATGTTCACAACTTCAGATCCTAGATCTGCAGAGCAATTCCCTGCAAGGAGAGATTCCACCAAGTCTAAGTCAATGTGTTCATCTTGAAAGAATTTTCCTTGCCAACAACAAGCTCCAAGGGAGAATCCCCTCTGCTTTTGGGGACCTTCCTAAACTGCGTGTACTTTTCCTGGCTAACAACAGACTTTCAGGTGACATACCACCCTCTTTGGGTAGCAGCCTTACGCTCACATATgtctga
- the LOC4341402 gene encoding receptor kinase-like protein Xa21, with the protein MSASSLWSRYSRSHITDNVNLGNNALTGGVPKPMLNSSSLQQLILNSNSLSGELPKALLNTLSLISIYLNQNNFSGSIPPVKTVSPQVQYLDLGENCLTGTIPSSVGNLSSLLYLRLSQNCLDGSIPESLGHIPTLEELNLNLNNFSGAVPPSLFNMSSLTSLVAANNSLTGRLPLDIGYTLPNIEGLILSANKFKGSIPTSLLNLTHLQMLYLADNKLTGIMPSFGSLTNLEDLDVAYNMLEAGDWGFISSLSNCTRLTKLMLDGNNLQGNLPSSVGNLSSDLQRLWLTNNKISGPIPQEIGNLKSLTELYMDYNQLSEKIPLTIGNLRKLGKLSFARNRLSGQIPDDIGKLVQLNNLNLDWNNLSGSIPVSIGYCTQLEILNLAHNSLDGTIPETIFKISSLSIVLDLSYNYLSGSISDEVGNLVSLNKLIISYNRLSGDIPSTLSQCVVLEYLEMQSNFFVGSIPQTFVNMVGIKVMDISHNNLSGEIPQFLTLLHSLQVLNLSFNNFDGAVPTSGIFANASVVSIEGNDYLCTKTPMRGVPLCSKSVDKKRNHRSLVLVLTTVIPIVAITFTLLCLAKYIWTKRMQAEPHVQQLNEHRNITYEDVLKATNRFSSTNLLGSGSFGTVYKGNLHLPFKEKDNLHLQEEHIAIKIFNLDIHGSNKSFVAECETLQNVRHRNLVKIITLCSSVDSTGADFKAIVFPYFPNGNLDMWLHPKSHEHISQTKVLTLRQRINIALDVALALDYLHNQCELPLVHCDLKPSNILLDSDMVAHVSDFGLARFVYTRSNAHQYTSTSLACLKGSIGYIPPEYGMSKDISTKGDVYSFGILLLEMVTGSSPIDEKFNGGTTLHEFVDAALSNSIHEVVDPTMLQDDVSVADVMERCVIPLVKIGLSCSMALPRERPEMGQVSNMILRIKHAASNMSVK; encoded by the exons atgtctgcctcaagcctctggtctcgatactcccggtcccatatcaccgacaatgtCAATCTTGGGAACAATGCTCTCACCGGAGGGGTACCAAAGCCCATGTTAAATAGTTCATCTTTGCAACAACTCATTCTCAATAGCAATAGTCTCAGTGGAGAACTCCCAAAGGCTCTACTCAACACGTTGTCACTTATCAGCATTTACCTCAACCAGAACAATTTTTCCGGTTCTATACCACCTGTTAAAACCGTGTCTCCACAAGTTCAATATCTTGATTTAGGAGAAAACTGTCTCACAGGAACAATACCTTCCTCTGTTGGGAACCTTTCCTCCCTACTTTATCTTCGTCTTTCACAGAATTGTTTAGATGGGAGCATACCAGAGAGCTTAGGACATATTCCAACACTAGAAGAATTGAACTTGAATTTAAACAACTTTTCTGGAGCAGTTCCACCATCTCTCTTCAATATGTCATCCCTGACATCTCTGGTGGCGGCAAATAACTCACTCACCGGAAGATTACCTCTAGACATCGGCTATACACTCCCAAACATTGAAGGCTTAATTCTTTCAGCAAATAAGTTTAAGGGCTCAATCCCAACTTCCCTTCTCAATTTAACCCATCTACAAATGCTATACCTAGCTGACAACAAGTTAACTGGGATCATGCCATCCTTTGGATCACTGACAAACTTGGAGGACCTTGACGTGGCATACAACATGCTAGAAGCAGGCGACTGGGGCTTTATCTCGTCACTTTCAAATTGCACAAGATTGACTAAGCTGATGTTGGATGGGAACAATCTTCAAGGAAATCTGCCAAGTTCTGTAGGCAATCTGTCTAGTGATCTCCAAAGATTGTGGCTAACAAATAATAAAATTTCCGGACCTATACCACAAGAGATAGGCAATCTTAAGAGCCTCACTGAATTGTACATGGATTACAATCAATTGTCAGAAAAAATACCTCTAACAATCGGAAATTTGCGCAAATTAGGCAAACTGTCCTTTGCTCGAAACAGACTCTCTGGTCAAATCCCAGATGACATTGGGAAACTTGTTCAGCTGAATAATCTAAATTTGGATTGGAACAACTTGAGTGGAAGCATACCTGTGAGTATAGGGTATTGTACTCAACTCGAAATACTCAACCTTGCTCACAATTCACTAGATGGAACAATACCAGAGACGATCTTTAAAATTTCTTCACTTTCAATAGTGTTAGACTTGTCATACAATTACTTGTCCGGAAGCATATCAGATGAAGTAGGCAACCTTGTCAGTCTGAATAAGCTCATCATTTCATACAACAGATTGTCTGGAGATATCCCATCCACTCTTAGTCAATGCGTGGTTCTAGAGTATCTTGAGATGCAAAGCAATTTCTTTGTAGGAAGCATTCCGCAAACATTTGTGAACATGGTAGGCATCAAGGTGATGGATATATCTCATAACAATTTATCAGGAGAAATTCCACAGTTTCTAACGTTGTTACATTCTTTGCAAGTTCTCAACTTATCATTCAATAATTTTGATGGAGCAGTGCCAACCAGTGGTATTTTTGCCAATGCTAGTGTGGTATCAATTGAAGGAAATGATTATCTGTGCACAAAAACTCCAATGAGAGGTGTGCCTCTTTGTTCAAAATCGGTTGACAAGAAAAGGAACCATAGGTCATTGGTTCTAGTCCTAACGACAGTAATACCAATTGTTGCTATCACTTTCACTTTGTTATGCCTTGCAAAATATATTTGGACGAAGAGAATGCAAGCAGAGCCACATGTACAACAGCTGAATGAGCACAGGAACATAACGTATGAAGATGTTCTAAAGGCCACAAATAGATTCTCTTCAACTAACTTACTTGGCTCAGGATCATTTGGAACAGTTTATAAGGGCAATCTGCATCTTCCTTTCAAAGAAAAGGACAATCTGCATCTTCAGGAAGAACATATCGCCATCAAGATTTTTAACCTTGATATCCATGGATCTAATAAGAGCTTTGTTGCCGAGTGTGAAACCCTACAAAATGTCCGCCACCGAAATCTCGTGAAAATTATTACTCTATGCTCTTCTGTGGATTCAACTGGGGCAGACTTCAAGGCTATAGTGTTCCCATATTTTCCAAATGGGAACCTAGATATGTGGTTACATCCAAAATCCCATGAACATATTAGTCAAACAAAGGTGCTGACTTTAAGACAAAGAATTAATATAGCCTTGGATGTAGCACTTGCTTTGGATTATCTTCATAACCAGTGTGAATTGCCATTAGTACATTGTGATTTGAAGCCAAGCAATATTCTGTTGGATAGTGACATGGTTGCACACGTCAGTGACTTTGGCTTAGCAAGATTTGTATACACTAGATCAAACGCACATCAATATACATCAACAAGCTTGGCTTGTCTAAAAGGATCTATTGGATATATTCCACCAG AGTATGGCATGAGCAAAGATATCTCAACCAAGGGTGATGTCTACAGCTTCGGAATCCTTCTCTTAGAAATGGTAACAGGTAGTAGTCCTATTGATGAAAAATTTAATGGTGGCACTACCCTGCATGAATTTGTTGATGCAGCATTGTCCAATAGCATTCACGAGGTTGTTGATCCCACAATGCTACAAGATGATGTCAGTGTAGCCGATGTAATGGAGAGGTGTGTCATTCCATTGGTTAAAATAGGCCTCTCATGTTCAATGGCATTGCCTAGAGAGCGGCCAGAAATGGGGCAAGTTTCTAACATGATTCTTCGAATCAAGCATGCAGCCTCAAACATGAGCGTCAAATGA
- the LOC136356820 gene encoding probable LRR receptor-like serine/threonine-protein kinase At3g47570, translating into MAPLGSHSIPVLVTILLACFSFFLITAFSLVPTAPLHDASDTTDFQALLCLKLHLNDNAGVMASWRNDSSQYCQWPGVTCSKSHTSRVTELNLESSNLHGQIPPCIGNLTFLTIIHLPFNQLTGNIPPEIGHLRRLTYLNLTSNGLTGTIPEALSSCSNLQIIDISNNSIDGEIPSSMNKCSNLQAICLFDNKLQGVIPEGLGTLSNLSVLYLSNNNLSGNIPFSLGSNSFLNVVILTNNSLTGGIPPLLANSSSLILLDLTNNRLGGEIPFALFNSSSLNLISLAVNNFVGSIPPISNISSPLWYLSLSQNNLSGSIPSSIENLSSLEILYLSQNNFQGTIPSSLSRIPNLQELDLTYNNLSGTVPASLYNMSNLVYLGMGTNKLIGEIPDNIGYTLPNIKTLILQGNQFQGQIPTSLGIAKNLQVINLRDNAFHGIIPSFGNLPDLMELNLGMNRLEAGDWSFLSSLITSRQLVQLCLDKNILKGTLPSSIAKLSTSLQVLLLTGNEISGTIPQEIEKLTSLTLLYMEKNLLTGNLPDSLGNLLNLFILSLSQNKISGQIPTSFGNLSHLSELYLQENNLSGPIPSSLGSCKNLEALNLSCNSFDSSIPEELVTLSSLSEWLDLSHNQLDGEIPSEIGGSINLDILNISNNRLSGQIPSALGDCVHLSSLRMEGNLLDGRIPDSFINLRGIVELDLSQNNLSGKIPEFMESFGSMKLLNLSFNDFEGQVPTEGIFQNASEVFIQGNKKLCGTYPLLQLPLCNVKPSKGKHTNKILKIVGPIAICLALTSCLALILLKKRNKVKQASDPSCKELKTFTYSTLKKIPRIIVTLKIMS; encoded by the coding sequence ATGGCGCCTTTGGGCTCCCACAGCATCCCTGTTCTGGTCACAATCTTATTGGCATGCTTCTCATTCTTTCTCATCACTGCATTCTCCCTAGTTCCCACTGCACCACTCCATGATGCATCAGATACTACCGATTTTCAGGCTCTGCTTTGCCTCAAGCTCCATCTCAATGACAATGCCGGAGTCATGGCTTCCTGGAGAAATGATTCTTCGCAATACTGTCAATGGCCCGGTGTCACTTGTAGCAAGAGCCACACATCTCGAGTCACTGAATTGAACCTAGAGTCATCCAACCTCCATGGCCAAATACCACCTTGCATTGGTAATCTTACTTTCTTGACAATAATCCACCTTCCATTTAATCAGTTGACTGGCAACATTCCACCTGAAATTGGTCATTTGCGTCGCCTCACCTACCTGAACCTCACCTCTAATGGCCTCACTGGCACGATACCAGAGGCTCTGTCTTCATGCTCTAACCTTCAGATCATTGATATCTCAAATAACTCGATTGATGGTGAGATCCCCTCAAGCATGAACAAATGCTCAAATCTTCAAGCTATCTGCTTGTTTGACAATAAACTTCAAGGAGTAATCCCAGAAGGATTAGGTACACTCTCCAACCTTTCAGTTTTATATCTTTCAAATAACAACCTAAGCGGCAATATTCCTTTCTCACTTGGAAGTAACTCTTTTCTGAATGTGGTCATTCTCACAAATAACAGCCTCACTGGAGGCATCCCACCTCTCCTAGCTAATAGTTCATCACTCATATTGCTTGATTTAACTAATAATCGTCTTGGCGGCGAGATTCCTTTTGCTCTTTTTAATAGCTCGTCACTTAATCTCATAAGCCTTGCAGTTAATAACTTTGTTGGGTCTATCCCACCAATCTCAAATATCTCCTCACCACTGTGGTATCTCAGCTTATCCCAAAACAATCTCTCAGGTAGCATACCTTCCTCTATAGAAAACCTCTCCTCCCTTGAAATACTCTACCTTTCACAGAACAACTTCCAGGGAACCATTCCATCTAGTTTAAGCAGAATACCAAACTTGCAAGAACTGGACTTGACATATAACAACTTGTCAGGGACAGTTCCGGCTTCTCTGTACAACATGTCTAATCTCGTATACCTTGGCATGGGCACTAATAAACTCATTGGAGAAATTCCAGATAACATAGGATATACccttccaaatatcaaaacacTGATCTTGCAAGGAAATCAATTCCAAGGGCAGATCCCCACTTCACTAGGCATTGCAAAAAATCTCCAAGTGATTAATCTTCGTGACAATGCATTCCATGGTATTATTCCTTCTTTTGGGAACCTGCCTGACTTGATGGAATTGAATCTCGGGATGAATCGACTAGAAGCTGGAGACTGGTCTTTCTTATCCTCATTGATAACTAGTAGACAGTTGGTTCAATTATGCCTGGACAAAAACATCCTCAAAGGAACCCTACCAAGTTCCATCGCAAAACTTTCAACAAGCTTACAGGTGTTGCTGCTAACAGGAAATGAAATATCCGGTACCATACCTCAAGAGATAGAGAAACTCACAAGCCTTACGCTTCTTTATATGGAAAAAAATCTACTTACTGGAAATCTTCCAGATTCACTTGGAAATCTGCTAAACTTGTTTATCCTAAGCTTATCCCAAAACAAAATTTCAGGACAAATTCCAACTTCATTTGGTAATCTAAGTCATCTAAGTGAGCTCTACTTACAGGAAAATAATTTGAGTGGACCGATTCCTAGCTCCTTAGGGAGTTGCAAGAATCTAGAAGCTTTAAACCTGTCTTGTAACAGCTTTGATAGTAGCATACCAGAGGAACTCGTTACTCTTTCCTCTCTTTCTGAATGGTTGGACTTGTCTCACAACCAACTCGATGGAGAAATACCATCAGAGATTGGTGGCTCGATCAATCTTGATATTCTAAATATTTCCAATAACCGACTGTCAGGACAAATTCCCTCTGCTCTTGGCGACTGTGTCCACTTAAGCTCTCTCCGTATGGAAGGGAACCTTCTTGATGGACGAATTCCTGATTCTTTCATAAATTTAAGAGGCATTGTTGAGTTAGATCTTTCTCAGAACAATCTATCTGGTAAAATACCTGAATTCATGGAATCCTTTGGGTCCATGAAGCTTCTCAATTTGTCCTTCAATGATTTTGAAGGACAGGTACCAACTGAAGGGATATTTCAGAATGCAAGTGAGGTTTTTATCCAAGGGAACAAGAAGTTATGTGGTACATATCCATTGCTACAGTTACCACTCTGCAATGTAAAGCCATCAAAGGGAAAGCACACCAATAAAATACTTAAGATAGTAGGACCTATAGCTATTTGTCTGGCTCTAACATCATGTTTAGCGCTCATTCTACTGAAGAAGAGGAATAAAGTCAAGCAAGCATCTGATCCTTCCTGTAAGGAGTTGAAGACGTTTACATATTCAACATTGAAGAAGATACCGAGAATAATTGTGACCCTGAAAATCATGTCATGA